The region CATGGAAATCATAGAAGAGCATAATCAAATTAAACACTTGATAGGAGGTACAAATTGTAACATGATTTGATTTGAGCTTTTGCAGAGTTCGATCGAcatacatatatacacacatatgtAGAGAAACAAGCCTTTGGATTCGGATAAATTGACTAAGGGCAAATAAAAAAGAATTAAGCACAAACGAGATAGAGACCGAGGGGGAAAAGAAGAACTGAAGCATGAACACCCACGCACACGATCGAGTTGGAAGTGCAAAATTAGAAGATTAAATCATGCAACTTTGGGAGCAGAAGCTAGCTAGTCCCAAGCCTAAGCTCTAGATCCACTTCTTGCCGGCCTactccaagaaggagaaggctAGGGCTTGGGGCTGCTTTGGGTACCTTTGTATCACCGCCGTCAGCTCCTTGCATTCCCTCTCTTTCACTTGATGCTGGTGACCGCCGCAGGAAGAACGGTAGCGCCACCGCTGGAGGCTGATCGACACGCCTGCGCTTCCTCCTTTCCCCCTCATCGCCGCTTTCTGAGGCTTCCTCAGCAGGCATGGAGATGAACACCTTGTTCCTGCTCTCTTTGATGATGCTTGATATATAGGAAGGAGAGGTAGTAGAGGGGCCTATCATGCTGGCCTGCTGATCCTGTGGAGATTCAGGGCGCACTGCCGCCCTATACTGCATCCCTGGCTGAAGGTGCTCATGATGATCATGAGGGCTTGTGGGCTGGGGCTGTGCTTGATGGTCTGGCGGGGAGGCGCACTGCCGGAGACGAGCTCGGTCGCGGCGGTGCACGTTCATGTGGCCGCCGAGCGCTTGCGCAGACCGGAACTCTCGGCGGCAGAAGGTGCAGGTGTAGGAGCGCGGCGGCCACACGCAGCCGGCACCAAGGTGGCCCGCGGCGTCCCGCGCGAACGCCTGCTCCTCCCAAGACGGCTCAGCTGCTGACGCCGGCGCCGGGCAGGTAGCAGCTGTACTACTGGTTGTGGCGGCGCCCCACATACCCCAGTAGTAGTTGGCAGCCATCTGCTAGGTAGCTGGATCGCGGTTGCGGTGGAGTTCATGCCATGGGTTTGATCGAGCTCTGCTGGTTGGTTGGTACCAGTACTAGATGGCTAGCTAGCTATAGCTAGTAGCCTAACTAGCAGTAGTAGTGCATGCCAAGTTAAGATGTAGGAAGATGGCCGCTGTGTTTTTGTTGTTTGCGTTTATATGTATATGTACCACATGAGTAGTACTTGAGCATAGCTAGCTGGGAGATGAACACCATGTTTGATGTGAGAGACACTTCCTCTACCTAGCTAGTTTACAGTGATTGCCTGTTTACCACTAGCTAATATCTGGTTTAGTACATTGTAAAATCCCAGACTTTTATGATATATTCATCTAATTATTTGAAGATATCAATACTTAGTGTTTTAAAAGTTTCACCAGACATATCCATAACGATTGCTTTCTTTCAGCTCCAGTGGATGCAAAAATAACCTAATTGTAATGTGCTTTATTTACACAATACTTTACCGAAAAAGGCTcacgccccgctttatagataaagccaatTTACACAATACTTTCACCTGCCAGTTGATGTGAACATGACTAATGTTTGGAACATGCATTATCAACCATTAATTTAGATTCTATCTCAATTTGCCTAATAATTGCACAATCTTTTTAACAATTTCTTATTTTTGTAGATCATATAAGTCAGACTCTCCGGTGGAAAGAAATAAAGAAActtatgtactcccttcgttcctaaatatttgtctttctagagatttcaacaagtgactacatacgaaacaaaatgagtgaatctacactctaaaatatgtctatatacatccgtatgtggcagtccatttaaaatctctaaaaacacaaatatttaggcacagagggagtactactctaTGTTAGGTTCATTTATATCATGAGCTAACATATGTTCGTTTTGTTTGAAAAGGAAGGGCAAGCTTCCTGGCCTCGTCCCCGTTAACATATGTTAGTGCTCCAGTGAAAAATGAAATATGATTATATGCTTAGTAATAATTTATTTTTGGAGAAATACGGTATAAATGCAGATGCTCACATACACCCACACACGCTCACCCTATGAACCGGGCACACACTCCCTATCTCTATGAACACCTTCGAGGGATCGAGTCGATAGATCTTGAGACTGATGAAGTCATCACAAACCCCCGTAGTTGACGAGCACATAATATACTCACTGAAAGAATAGCGGAGGACAacgtgaaataaattcagaaaatatgCAGCACCTGCGCCGAGTCTAGGACTTGAACCAGGTGGGCTGGTTCCATCATAGGAAAGCTAATCATCTAAACTAAAGTTTAGTTCACACCCAGTGGTAATTTACATGTAAATAGTGTCATGATGTACTTATAAATATAAAAATTGAGAATGTAATGTGGATACTGCTCTCATTTACTAGTGATCGGATGAGAACATATGTGATTGCCATATGAGAAATTGTCTtgtgtttcttttttttttttcgagaaaaacttccaatctattcatcttcaatcatgatagtacaatgaacactagaaataataaaaaacacatcaagatccgtagaccacctagcgacgactacaagcactaaagcgagccgaaggcgcgccgctgtcatcgcccttcctcgccggagccgggcaaaggttgttgtagtagacagtcggaaagtcgtcgtgctaaggcctcatagaaccaacacaccagaacagaaccgccgcagatgaagagtgtagatcgaaaggatccaacatGAAGACGCACAAACGAAGACGAACGACGAAcaaatccgagcaaatccaccaaagatagatccgccagAGACACACCACCACATGCCCACCGATGATGCTAGGCGCATCACCGGAATGGGGGCTAggtggggagacctttattccatcttcacggAGTcgtcgccgtctcgccttcctgagcaggacacaaatccTAATAAAGTTCGAAAAAATATCTAAAAACAGAGTCCTCCCATCGGCAAGGGCCAAGATCAACTCCGTCTCCATGgtcctaaggccaccggagacaagacagaccggcgccggcgccggcgggagaCAGAGAACCCTAGCTTTTTGGAGACGGCGGCTGGCTAGGAAgaccgtggccgttgaccggtaaaTTATCTTGTGTTCTGCTACAACTGGACTATGTATCTTGTGATTGTTTTGTTCTTGCTTGTTTCCGGTCTCTCAACTTACATCCATTCGGGTTTGTGAAACCCATGTGTCGGGTTTTTGCAGCGTGTTGGGACCGTTTATCGGTCTGTATTTGTTGTTGTGTGGCATCATGGGTTGGTTGGGAGTAATCTCTTGCCTTGTAGGGTTGTTGTTTGATTGCATTTCATAGGCAAGTTTGTAACGGTTTTCAGCCATTTTTTCGTAAATTAATCGAGAAACTACTTTATGCTTAATTAATAAACGTAACAAATCTTTTTGCGTCGGTTTTGAAAATTAAATGTCAATACAAAACATCTAATGATCGCCCTTCtagttttttttttcgaaaagggggtcttcccagcctctgcatcagaaagatgcatacggccatcttattaaaccAAATAAAATAGTTTCAATAAGGTCTCGAGGTCTTCAAAAGTAAAAAGTGAATAAAAAAAGGGCTCACACAGAACCAAAAAGGCTAGAAACATAAACTAGCCAAAAAAAAAggatgccacaaccggctggctaaaaagagataggaaaactaattgcctatcctattacgtgaccgccatccaaaccggttgaagatatcccgagctaccgtctcccagcggatagatccagtaaccaaacgctccctggcctccgtcggagtgagtagcgaccaggaaTGGATCAGTGTCGTAGCtctgaaaataacctgcaaaaaatgaatgtgtgttgtcctgttaaaaaccaaatcattcgtGCAATTCCAGAGCGCCCACACCAAGGCGCAAACTCCTACACAAATATGTCGCGCTAACTCGGGCTCTACCCCGTTAAGCCACGTTTCAAATAATGTGTTGACTGAACTCGGTGGAGAAATATTGAATGCAATATGGACTGTCCTCCATAACACTTTAGCTAGTGGGCAATCAAGAAAAAGGTGTTTAATTGTTtcctcccgatcacagaaactacacctagtaggtcctgtccaattacgctttatcaagttgtttttggttaaaataacttgtttgtgaagaaaccacataaacactttaattttcaaaggaactttgacagccCACACATATTTAGAACTAGGAATCGAGCTTGAATTAATCACATcaacatacattgatttaactgtaaagTCTCCCGACCTAGTAAGCACCTTCTAGGTTGCTGATATCATATACAACACTCGGTAGGCATGCTTCTGTTTTATGGAAAACCCAATATGATTAACACTAACGAGCCATATGTGATAAGGGTCTAGCATGCGGCTTGAGCCCTATGCGATATTCGTTTATCACATACGACTATTAAGCCATCCAAGTTGACAGAGTGCCACtacaggctcaccatcatagatactccctccgtcgtTGAAAgaatgtacttccaactttgttggcaaACTATCTtaaagtttgaccgagtttgtgctAAAATATATAAATATctgtgaaaccaaataggtatacgatgaaaatatattttatcacgAATCTAATGCTAATagtttgatggcataaatgttggcGTATTATTATATAAATACAGTTAAATATAAAAAAGTTTGACTTTCTaataaagttggaagtacactcttttaagaacggagggagtagataaaaaTCATCTGAAGGGCATCTACAATTGTTGATAACACAATCTTTtcttatgcaatacatgtcatCTAGAGAAGAGAAAAGACATGTTATACAAGTATTATCTTTGATGACTGATGTTTGCACGCTCCTAAAATTatgaaataattaaaatcaaaatagAGAAATAACAAATGGCATCTTAGCTATAAGAGAAGACAAACctattgtttttctattttctctCTTCCAACTCAGTAATTATCCTGTGTAGCATTGCTAATATAGCACCATTGTATGTACAATATTGATATGTAGCTAGACCTTTGCACACACCATACGAATTCagtggtataatttttgctcctgccgcagtcggtctcgttggttaaatttactgTAAAATCTGAATTTCGAAAAGTGCGGGCACACTACattgtgaaatggagggagtataaaattatACTAAAGCGGCGATGAGTAATATGGATCGAAAGGAGTAATTACCTCTAGTGTAGCTGGAGTGGCCGGTCGCCGTCGCCTCTCCGTACATGGAAATGACCCAGTCAGTCTATCTGTCAAACTTGTTGAATGGTTAGTTTGACTACCGAATCTTAGTTTCAATTTGACGACTAAATGAATTAACAAATCAATTATCCTGGCTGGCCGGCACATATGCAACGACACAGCTGACAGTACGCAtgtactaccactactactactaagcAACAACGAAGAAAAGCATAATGATGCACTGGATAGTACTAAACATGCGTTAACTTGCACTACTCAACCACCACTTTTTGGTCCTAAATTTGTCTTTCCTCTTGTTCCATCGATGGACCCATCCATTATTTATGCCCAAGTGACGTCACTGATCGATTGCAACTCCCCGACCAGTCCATATATCCAGATAGATTAGTCTCTCGTATCATAATAAAGTTGATGCTTGTGTGATTCCCTTTGCATGCCTTGTCCCCTTTAGTTTCTCACTATCGCTATTCTCTACTCATGCTGCGTGCAGCCACTCTTTATGCGATGATTGCTTGGTCATTTCGTCAATAAAATTAGAGAAGTatgcttttttcttttttatttagaaAAATAATGTAGCCTTAATTTACATGTGTGCAAAATGGGCAGATGGTAAGAGAGAAAAGGTAAATATAATTATTGTGTGGTCATCCGATGTACATGTAGTAGCAGTTTGTTCTTGATCTAATTCTATAACATAGTACAGGTTATACCAGAGAGCACACAGGCCAATGGCAATGAGATCCTGAATAATAGGATGGGTCTACGtagaaaatatagttacaacagaagGTACGATGTACAAGTTCTAACACCCCCCTCACTCGGAACTTCGTGTGGAAGGATGTTCAGGCTGGATCTGAAATCGGTGAACACTTGTGATGGCAACCCTTTGGTAATATGTCCGCAAACTGAGAACTCGAGGGAACATGTAGAACACAAGCTTCACTGAGGGCCACCCAATCACGAACAAAGTGCAAATCGATCTCAATGTGTTTTGTGCACTGGTGTTAAACCGGTTGTATGCAAGGCAGGGTGCACTGATGTTAAACCGGTTGTATGCAAGGCAGGGTGCACTGATGTTATCGCAATACACAACAGTAGCATGCGTGGGTGGAAGCTTGAGCGCATGGAGTAGTTGCCACAACGAGCAAGACTCAACAAACACAATTTGCAACACCTCTGTACTCAGCTTTGGCACTGGATCTTGAGATAGTGGGTTGCCTCCTTGATAACCAGGAAATGAGGTTTGTGCCAAGGAAGACACGAAACCCAGAAGTAGACTTGCATGTGTCTAGACATCCTGCCTAACCTGCAACAGTATATGGTATGAGATCCTTCGAGGGAACTTATATAGTTGAAGCCCATAATGTGACGTGCCTTGCAAGTATCGAAGGATCCTCTTGACAAGTTGCATGTGAGTGTCACGTGGTACATGCATGAACAACAAGCTTGCTGGACAACATAGGCAATATCAGGGCGTGTGAGGGTGAGGTATTGGAGCACGCTGGCCAAGCTATGATAGTGCGTTGGATTGGAGAGGAGTTGGCCTTCTTGGGAGGATAGTTTAGAGCTGGTGTCTACGGGGGTGGAAAAGGCTTGCAATTGAGCATTTTGGGGCGCTCAAGAATATCGGGGGTGTACTTTTGCTGGCATAGGAAGAGACTGGAATGGTTGGTGATGGCATTGATGCCCAAAAAATGATGAAGGGCAGTGTTTGTGGAGAATTGGCCATTAGGATAAAATCATCAATGTAAACCAACAAGTAGGCACTGGAGGGGCCGTGTTGCATTATGACTAGTGAGGAATCATCTTCGAAGCACGAAACCTAGAGATAGAATAAAAGCTTGAAAACAAAGGAACCACATACAAGGAGCTTGTTTCAAGTCGTAGAGCGACTTACGGAGGAGACACACATGATCCGGCCTTGAGTAGTCCACAAAATCAGCCGGTTGAGCAGTACACTATTTCATTGAGATCACCATGAAGAAATACATTTTTGACGTCGAGTTGATGTATGTGCATGGGCAGAGGTGATGTTGGGGTAGTGGGTGGCGCTAAAACTAAGGTTGACTTGGTGGGGCTAGCGGCAGATGTGGCAAGGCTAGTGAGCATGGGATCCGAGGGGGATGCAGTGTTAAGCGAGCCGACCAGTGTGGAGTGCGAGGAGGTTTGAGGATCGTGGGGGCAGAGGAGACATGCACGCTAGGCAAGGCGGATCCACTGCGGGAGTCGAGCGAGCGAATGGGAGGGGTGCGCATGGCGGCACGAGGCACAGAGTGCATTGGTTGGGTGGGCGATCGAGCCGCGACAGCCGACGGGGACGGGTGGGTCCCGGACGAGGTAGGTGGGGTGGGGCATCGAAGAGAACAAGTTGGGGGGTAGGAGTGCATCGGGATTTTCTATGGAGATGGTTTGCCAGGATGTGGGGGCGTGTACAGAAACACCATTTTGTCAAAAATGATGTGACAAGAGACGATGACGCGGTGTGTGTCTAAGTCATAGCACTGGTAGCCCTTGTGTTTGAGTGGGTAGCTTAGGGAAATGCACTGGGAGGAGCGAGGGGCTAGCTtgtgatccatagtggtgtataggTTGGGGAAGCAAAGACAACCAAAGATGTGAAGATGATCATACTTAGGATGCACGCCGTAGAGAATAaaatagggtgtgtgtgtgtgtggggggggggcaatGACACGAGAGGGACGCTAGTTAAGTAAGTAAGTGGCCATGTGGAGGGCTTCTACCCAAAAGGGTGGAGTGAGGTTAGCTTGAAGGAGGAGGGTGCGAATAATATCGTTCGTGGTCCAAATGAGGTGTTCAACTTTACCATTAAGGAGAAGTGTGTGGGCAGGATAAGCGATAAGCAATGCCATTAGAGTAGAAGGAGTGTAAAGAGGAGTTGATGAATTCGCCACCATTGTTGAATTGCATGCTCTTAATGATCACATGGAATTGAGTACGACCAAACGTGAAAAAGCGTTGTAAGATGGTGGATGTTTCTGATTTATGACGCAAAGGAAAAGTCCATCAATGATGAGTGAAATCATCCGACACAACGAGATAATATTGAAATCTAGAGaagcttacaatgggagaagtccaTAAATCACAATGGATTAAATCAAATGGCGCAAATATTTTGCTAAAGGAGGAAGAAAAGGAAAGTCGTGGTTGGCGACCTAGTTGACATGCACTACATAGTAAATGTGGGGCCTTATTACAACCACTAAGGAAATCTCCAGACATGGTAGAAAGGGTGTGAACGCCGAGtcctgtaccctgaaaacatcgaagagcaccacgaaaacctaattccaccgccgcaaccttctgtatccgcgagatcccatcttgaagccttcgccggcgctccgccggagggggaatcgaccacagagggcctctacatcatctccaatgcctctccgatgagttgtgagtagtttaccacagaccttcgggtccatagttattagctagatggcttcttctctctctttgaatctcaatacaaagttctcctcgatcttcttggagatctattcgatgtaactctttttgcagtgtgtttgtcgagattcgatgaattgtgggtttatgatcaagtttatctatgagaaatattcgaatctcctctgaattcttttatgtatgattggttatctttgcaagtctcttcgaattatcagtttggtttggcctactagattgatctttcttgccatgggagaagtgcttagatttgggttcaatcttgcggtgtcctttcccagtgatagcaggggcagcaatgcacatattgtattgttgccatcgaggataaaaagatggggtttatcatattgcatgagtttatccctctacatcatgtcatctttcttaatgcattactctgttcttatgaacttaatactctagatgcaggaaggagtcggtcaatgtgtggagtaatagtagtagatgcagaattgtttcgatctacttgttgcggacgtgatgcctatatacatgatcatgcctagatattcccataaccatgcaattttctatcaattgcttgacagtaatttgttcacccaccataatacttatgctatcttgagagaagccactagtgaaacctatggccccgggtctatcttttatcatataagttttccatctacttttatttgcatcttttattttccaatctatatcataaaaatatcaaaaatatttatcttatcttattatctctatcaaatctcactttcgcaagttaccgtgaaggaattgacaaaccctttatcgcgttggttgcgaggttcttgtttgtttgtgtaggtgcgtgggacttccgaggagcctcctactggattgataccttggttctcaaaactgagggaaatacttacgctactttgctgcatcaccctttcctcttcaagggaaaaccaaggcagtgctcaagaggtagcaagaaggatttctggcgccgttgccggggaggtctttgctcaagtcaagacataccaaatacccatcacaaactcatctccctcgcattacattatttgccatttgcctctcgttttcctctcccccacttcacccttgccgttttattcgccctctctttcccaatcttctctctctttcacttgcctttttgtttgcttgtgtgttggattgcttgtcacgatggtgcaagataataccaaattgtgtgaattttccagtaccaacaataatgatttccttagcactccgattgctcctcttaatgatgttgaatcttgtgaaatcaatgttgctttgctgaatcttgttatgaaagatcaattctctggccttcctagtgaagatgccgctactcatctaaacaactttgttggtttgtgtgatatgcaaaagaagaaagatacggataatgatattgttaaattgaagttatttccattttcacttagagatcgtgctaaaacttggttttcgtctttgcctaagaatagtatcggttcatggaataagtgcaaagatgcttttatctctaagtattttcctcccgctaagatcatctcccttaggaacgatattatgaattttaaacaacttgatcatgagcatgttacctaatcttgggaaagaatgaaattaatgattcgcaattgccctactcatggtttgaacttatggatgatcatacaaaatttttatgccggactgaattttgcttctagaaatcttttagattcggctgtaggaggcacttttatggaaatcactttagaagaatctactaaactccttgatagcattatggctaattattctcaatggcacaccgaaagatctactagtaaaaaagtgcatgctatagaagaaattaatgttttcagtggaaagatgaatgcacttatgaaattgtttgctactaagagtgctcctattgatcctaatgatatgcctttgtctactttgattgagaataataatgaatctatggatgtgaattttgttggtaagaataattttggtaacaatgcttatagaggaaactttaatcctagaccgtttcctagtaattcctctaataattatggtaattcctacaacaactcttatggaaattttaataatatgccctctgattttgagaatagcattaaggaatttatgatctctcaaaagaattttaatgctttgcttgaaaaaaaattgcttaaagttgatgaattggctaggaacgttgatagactttctcttgatgttgattctttgaaacttagatctattccacctaagcatgatatcaatgagtctctcaaagccatgagaatttccattgatgagtgcaaagaaagaaccgctaggttgcgtgctaagaaagattgctttgtaaaagcgtgttcttctagtctctatgaaaataatgatgaagatctaaaagttattgatgtatcccctattaaatccttgttttgcaatatgaatcttgataatgatgggactggagatgagtcaactttagttaaaaggcgtcccaataattcggagtttttagatcttgatggtaaatttggtaaaagtgggattggagaggtcaagactttacataacattgaacccactattatggatttcaaggaatttaattatgataatgttctttaatagattgtatttccttgttgcaatccgtgttgaattctcctcatgcttatattcaaaataaagcttttaccaaacatattgttgatgccttgatgcaatcttatgaggaaaaacttaatttggaagtttctatacctagaaaactttatgatgagtgggaacctactataaagattaaaactaaagatcatgagtgccatgctttgtgtgatttgggtgctagtgtttccacaattccgaaaactttatgtgatgtgctaggtttccatgattttgatgattgctctttaaacttgcaccttgcggattccaccattaagaaacctatgggaaggatcaatgatgttcttattgttgcaaataggaattatgtgcccgtatattttattggtcttgatatagattgcaacctttcatgtcctgttattcttggtagacctttccttagaatgattggtgcaattattgatatgaaggaagggaatattaaattccaatttcaattaaggaaaggcatggaacactttacaagaaagaaatttaaattaccttatgaatctatcatgcaagctacttatgaattgaatgccaaagatggcacttcttagatctattctcgcttttatgcctagctaggggcgttaaacgatagcgctagttgggaggcaacccaattttatttttgtttcttgctttttgcttatgtttagtaataaatatttcatctagtttctgtttagatgtgttttcatgttttaattattgtttgtgccaagtagaacctataggataacctacggtgatagttaatttgaatctgctgaaaaacagaaacttttgtgctcacgagaataattttaataaatcacatgaacgtgatttttagttgattctttttgcagtagatcaatagataaatttcccaggacttcctatttttgtaggatgtttagagttctagaagtattcgaaagttatagattgctacagactgttctatttttgacagattctgtttttcgtgtgttgtttgcttattttgatgcatctatggctagtatcggggggtatgaaccatagagaagttggaatacagtagttttaactccaatataaataaagaatgagttcattacagtaccttatgtggtggtttttctttcttgtactaacggagcttatgagatttcctgttgagttttgtgttgtgaagttttcaagttttgggtaaagatttgatggactatggaataaggagtggcaagagactaatcttggggatgcccatggcacccaagatattcaagaataaccaaaaacctaagcttggggatgccccggaaggcatcccctctttcgtctttgtctatcggtaactttacttggagctatatttttattcgccacatgatatgtgttttgcttggagcgtcttgtatgacatgagtctttgctttttagattaccacaatcatcattgctgtacacaccttttgggagaaacccacatgatttggaatttattagaatactctatgtgcttcacttatatcttttgagctagatagttttgctctagtacttcacttatatcttttagagcatgatggtggtttaattttgtagaaactattgatctctcatgcttcacttatattattttgagagtcttttagaacagcatggtattttctatggttataaaattggtcctagaatgatgggcatccaagttgggtataataaaaactatcataggaagtgaattggatgcgatgatcaatttgatacttgataattgttttgagatatggaggtggtgatattagagtcatgctagttgggtaattgtgaatttaaagaatacttgtgttgaagttggcaagtcccgtagcatgcacgtatggtaaccgttgtgtaacaaatttgaaacatgaggtgttcttagattatcatccttatgagtggcggtcggggac is a window of Triticum dicoccoides isolate Atlit2015 ecotype Zavitan chromosome 2B, WEW_v2.0, whole genome shotgun sequence DNA encoding:
- the LOC119367778 gene encoding uncharacterized protein LOC119367778; this translates as MAANYYWGMWGAATTSSTAATCPAPASAAEPSWEEQAFARDAAGHLGAGCVWPPRSYTCTFCRREFRSAQALGGHMNVHRRDRARLRQCASPPDHQAQPQPTSPHDHHEHLQPGMQYRAAVRPESPQDQQASMIGPSTTSPSYISSIIKESRNKVFISMPAEEASESGDEGERRKRRRVDQPPAVALPFFLRRSPASSEREGMQGADGGDTKVPKAAPSPSLLLLGVGRQEVDLELRLGTS